A genomic region of Paramormyrops kingsleyae isolate MSU_618 chromosome 19, PKINGS_0.4, whole genome shotgun sequence contains the following coding sequences:
- the nhsl1b gene encoding NHS-like protein 1 isoform X5: MGEGRPVMFCLKAVSNLDEESKWAVHYAAPWHQQENVFLPTDRPACVEDLHRQAKVNLKNVLRDCDKLRKDGFRSSQYYSQGPTFSGSNMSDDSPQEDEDMDKKSEASSEDEEEEPVLPVRPRTPQPADSNDGAGSGWSKTMPLPTPEERMRQQAQAVQTDIVPINITGETFDRQASIRRSLVNTDTVVRRPKKVKRRKTITGVPDSIQKELAVTGHGDLRPHSMYIPGQYSTLGRVGSMNSGLRQSNTRDSSCQTEEVKVVPPSMRRIRAQRGQGIAAQMAASSGTISIASDSTSTIFAPQHNGGSQRFHSLPRQGARISLNFEPGYSSAPYRSEDCSAGALPKRIGTLQADDTTVQLRNSPKAIVRPKSEEVRSTLSEQAMAGPACMVSPHAAYSTLLIPNATLSCSSEVITIHTANSCSRPGTPQMRSVSSYPKDRPLSTAVVNGGSSQAQSATSSRRDSAVSLSTSTEVDSQCSTLNGTKGRKSQDTTSESSYSDGSLQSQGRVAADRWVNDTPENIVPKRPLTSSCSTPTNHIYSSPERSSNKTDASSLHSMDNDGYYTSMHTDSGIRTRSHNNMRGKMRHSMYECRMYDIQDDPSGFYSDRSLSRSISLRKSKKPPLPPARTDSLRRKPGKKTSANGSVLNETLIATLQQTLQMGVKGKVSSSSSQSPCSDYDDPWVPRPRSQSSISAGSSGLSASMANVYYICPVTPSQSDTSSLRSDYTETWGYYPDYPRQHGEQPHSPTSSSGAAAEFSNGSCLPSMSQASLPECQDSAAVVKPKTSSPDRVHRLTSPSSGYSSQSNTPTAGTPVPSGMRSMSPAGAKSKPKVPERKSSLLSSTSVSSSSTSLSSNTSDSAKNPLPPPPPPLPGLHTSPSMSPTFTLHDSREPLFTPPPPPPLPPSIPAYMGGKMIPPLHRTPETSPDMSSCSSSSDFPPPPPELLFDSGLPVSSDFSPPLPPPPPPLPHIIPKTPLRPPMYAMITPAAPPFGIKGQKEALRLVNADFKDNIAKESKLPPMPLITAQALQMVQLRSVKKLEHEGAVTTKAQDIGHALQSIKPKTPEKPQKLEPPNVLSLAVCSSRAANETEMQLSPTKKFGQEAGDLEDTLSETLADYCSDSVSPEESLHQLSPTVPAVASLNFTPKKKPPAVSKKPKLILKVPQSPPQPVSEERQPEVVDGDMVAVLSPQSGLSVSGMAEAPGATQQQHMEDQMGDHSGSSTTPMTQSRESLSSEASTESLQEAKTSTVVRQKLSFLGEKSISDRHRDRQQDSSNTMDSISSKEEENGDIFEDSVVSCSSPVADADVFEDMVTPTRPRTTEDLFAAIHRSKRKVLGRRESEEERSRGHSPSPPVTPTSSSPASASLPRHASSIQRNLRKSATSSDNFKALLLKKGSRSETGFRISATEMLKNTDPRFHRTRSESSLELSSPDSPGGSPSRGKQVAEEWARSEGFSPRFPGIGYSSLVGSRYGRSRTPPSAASSKYNARSRIPSSPMTVICEGDGELMEAGIDCEEVGSPLQDSNGTSHNGNGS, from the exons CGGTGTCTAATCTGGATGAGGAGAGCAAGTGGGCAGTCCACTATGCGGCTCCTTGGCACCAGCAAGAAAACGTCTTCCTGCCCACGGATCGGCCTGCCTGCGTGGAAGACCTGCACCGGCAGGCTAAGGTCAACCTCAAGAACGTGCTACGAG ACTGTGACAAACTGAGGAAGGATGGCTTCCGCAGCTCGCAGTATTACTCCCAGGGCCCCACGTTCTCCGGCTCCAACATGTCGGACGACAGCCCACAGGAGGACGAGGACATGGACAAGAAG TCCGAGGCGTCATCagaggacgaggaggaggagccgGTGTTGCCGGTGAGGCCCCGGACACCCCAGCCGGCAGACAGTAATGATGGAGCTGGTAGTGGCTGGAGCAAGACCATGCCCCTGCCCACCCCAGAGGAAAGAATGAGGCAGCAGGCGCAGGCGGTGCAGACTGACATCGTCCCCATTAACATCACCG GGGAGACTTTTGACCGGCAGGCCAGCATCCGCCGCTCCTTAGTTAACACTGACACGGTCGTCAGGCGGCCCAAGAAAGTCAAAAGGAGAAAGACAATAACAGGGGTTCCTGACAGCATCCAGAAGGAACTAG CAGTGACAGGGCACGGCGACCTCCGCCCTCATTCCATGTACATACCTGGTCAGTACTCTACCCTGGGCCGAGTCGGCAGCATGAACTCAGGGCTACGCCAGTCTAACACCCGTGACTCCAGCTGCCAGACGGAGGAAGTGAAAGTTGTTCCCCCTTCCATGCGGAGGATCCGGGCACAGAGGGGCCAAGGCATCGCAGCTCAGATGGCAGCCTCCTCGGGGACCATCTCCATAGCTAGCGACAGCACCAGCACCATCTTTGCACCACAGCATAACGGAGGTAGTCAACGTTTCCATAGCTTGCCCCGCCAGGGAGCCCGTATCTCCTTGAACTTTGAGCCCGGGTACAGCAGTGCCCCCTACAGGTCAGAGGACTGCTCAGCGGGAGCGCTACCTAAACGGATTGGGACATTACAGGCCGACGATACCACGGTGCAGCTGCGGAATTCCCCCAAGGCTATAGTGCGACCCAAGTCCGAGGAAGTGAGGAGCACATTGAGTGAGCAGGCCATGGCGGGCCCCGCCTGCATGGTCTCTCCCCATGCTGCATACTCCACCTTGCTCATCCCCAATGCTACACTGTCATGCTCATCTGAGGTCATCACTATCCACACGGCAAACAGCTGTAGCAGGCCGGGCACCCCTCAGATGCGATCTGTCTCCTCCTACCCAAAAGATCGGCCCCTCAGTACCGCTGTGGTGAACGGCGGGTCATCCCAAGCTCAGTCGGCCACCTCCTCCCGCCGTGACTCAGCCGTGTCCCTCAGCACCAGCACTGAAGTCGATTCCCAATGCAGTACCCTGAACGGGACAAAAGGAAGGAAGAGCCAAGATACCACAAGCGAGTCCAGCTACTCAGACGGAAGCTTGCAGAGTCAAGGCAGAGTCGCTGCCGACCGGTGGGTCAACGACACCCCAGAGAACATTGTACCGAAGAGGCCCCTAACCTCCAGCTGCTCTACCCCGACAAATCATATTTACAGCAGCCCCGAGAGATCCTCAAACAAGACGGATGCCAGTTCTCTACACTCCATGGACAATGATGGATACTACACTTCCATGCACACAGATTCCGGGATCAGGACCCGGAGCCATAACAACATGCGTGGTAAAATGAGGCACAGTATGTATGAATGCCGTATGTATGACATCCAGGATGACCCTTCCGGCTTCTACAGTGACAGATCCTTATCCCGGAGCATCTCCCTTCGCAAGTCAAAGAAGCCCCCGCTGCCACCGGCTCGGACAGACTCCTTACGACGCAAGCCAGGGAAGAAGACCAGCGCTAATGGATCGGTCCTTAACGAGACTCTAATTGCCACCCTGCAGCAGACTCTGCAGATGGGCGTAAAGGGCAAAGTGAGTTCATCATCCTCTCAGAGCCCCTGCAGCGACTATGATGATCCATGGGTGCCGCGTCCGCGGAGTCAGAGCAGCATAAGTGCTGGGAGCAGCGGCTTGTCGGCCTCCATGGCAAACGTCTACTATATCTGTCCAGTTACACCATCGCAAAGCGACACGAGTAGCCTGCGCTCAGATTACACCGAGACCTGGGGTTACTATCCCGACTACCCTCGGCAACATGGGGAGCAGCCGCATTCCCCAACTAGCTCCAGCGGTGCCGCTGCGGAGTTCTCCAATGGAAGTTGTCTGCCCAGCATGTCGCAAGCATCGCTGCCGGAATGCCAGGACAGTGCAGCGGTGGTCAAGCCTAAAACTTCCTCCCCGGACAGAGTGCATAGACTCACTTCCCCCTCCAGCGGCTACTCCAGCCAGTCCAACACACCCACGGCAGGCACCCCTGTACCCTCTGGCATGAGGTCAATGTCTCCAGCAGGAGCAAAGTCCAAGCCCAAAGTACCTGAAAGAAAGTCTTCTCTGCTGTCTTCTACATCTGTGTCATCCTCCTCCACGTCCTTGTCCTCCAACACCTCAGATTCAGCAAAAAACCCCCTacctcctccacctccacccCTGCCTGGCCTCCATACTTCCCCATCAATGTCACCAACCTTCACACTTCATGATTCTAGAGAACCACTATTCACTCCACCTCCtccaccccctctccccccctccATCCCTGCATATATGGGTGGGAAAATGATCCCTCCTCTACACAGAACTCCTGAGACATCTCCAGACATGTCCTCCTGTAGCTCTTCTTCAGACTTTCCTCCCCCTCCTCCAGAACTTTTGTTTGATTCTGGCTTGCCAGTCAGCAGTGACTTCTCTCCACCTCTtccccctccacctcctcctctgccACATATCATTCCCAAGACACCTCTACGACCTCCAATGTATGCTATGATCACACCAGCAGCTCCACCTTTCGGCATTAAAGGTCAGAAAGAAGCTCTCAGACTTGTGAATGCTGATTTCAAGGACAACATAGCCAAAGAGTCAAAATTACCTCCAATGCCCCTGATCACTGCCCAAGCCCTTCAGATGGTGCAACTTAGGTCTGTCAAGAAACTTGAACACGAGGGAGCCGTTACTACCAAAGCCCAGGACATAGGGCATGCCCTACAGTCCATCAAACCTAAAACACCAGAAAAGCCTCAAAAACTAGAACCTCCTAATGTTTTGTCATTGGCGGTGTGCTCCTCTCGTGCTGCAAATGAAACTGAGATGCAGCTGTCACCTACCAAGAAATTTGGCCAGGAGGCTGGCGATCTGGAAGACACACTGAGTGAAACCTTGGCGGACTACTGCAGTGACTCTGTGTCCCCAGAAGAGTCCCTGCATCAGTTGTCCCCTACTGTTCCAGCAGTAGCATCACTAAATTTTACACCCAAGAAGAAACCTCCAGCTGTCTCTAAGAAGCCAAAACTCATACTAAAGGTGCCTCAATCTCCCCCTCAGCCTGTTTCAGAAGAGAGGCAACCTGAAGTTGTGGATGGAGACATGGTTGCGGTGTTGAGTCCCCAGAGTGGGTTGTCGGTCTCAGGGATGGCGGAAGCCCCTGGTGCGACCCAGCAGCAGCACATGGAGGATCAGATGGGGGATCACTCTGGAAGCTCCACCACACCCATGACGCAGAGCAGAGAGTCTTTGAGCAGCGAGGCCTCCACAGAAAGCCTACAAGAAGCCAAGACCTCCACAGTGGTAAGGCAGAAGCTCTCCTTCTTGGGTGAAAAGAGCATTTCCGatagacacagagacagacagcaaGATTCCAGTAACACCATGGACTCCATCAGCTCAAAGGAAGAAGAAAATG GCGACATTTTTGAGGATTCCGTCGTGTCCTGCTCCTCACCAGTTGCCGACGCAGATGTCTTCGAGGACATGGTGACGCCCACGCGACCCAGGACGACCGAGGACCTTTTCGCCGCCATTCACAG GTCCAAACGGAAGGTGTTGGGCCGGAGAGAGTCTGAGGAGGAGCGGTCGCGGGGCCACTCGCCGTCGCCCCCAGTAACGCCTACGAGCAGCTCCCCCGCGTCGGCCTCACTTCCCCGCCATGCGAGTTCCATCCAGCGCAACCTCCGTAAGTCGGCCACCAGCAGCGACAACTTCAAGGCCCTGCTACTGAAGAAGGGCAGCCGCTCTGAGACCGGCTTCCGCATCTCTGCCACCGAAATGCTCAAGAACACAGACCCGCGCTTCCACCGGACGCGCTCCGAGTCCTCCCTGGAGTTGTCATCGCCGGACAGCCCCGGCGGGTCCCCTAGCCGCGGAAAGCAGGTGGCGGAGGAGTGGGCTCGTAGTGAAGGCTTCTCACCACGCTTTCCTGGCATTGGCTACTCCTCCTTGGTGGGGTCCCGGTATGGGCGGTCCCGCACACCACCCTCAGCGGCCAGCAGCAAGTACAATGCTCGCAGCCGCATCCCGAGCAGCCCCATGACTGTCATCTGCGAGGGGGACGGTGAGCTGATGGAGGCCGGCATCGACTGTGAGGAAGTAGGGAGCCCCCTGCAGGACTCTAATGGCACTTCACACAATGGCAATGGCAGTTAA
- the nhsl1b gene encoding NHS-like protein 1 isoform X4, giving the protein MVFIGNAFKSVIKYFKKKKAVSNLDEESKWAVHYAAPWHQQENVFLPTDRPACVEDLHRQAKVNLKNVLRDCDKLRKDGFRSSQYYSQGPTFSGSNMSDDSPQEDEDMDKKSEASSEDEEEEPVLPVRPRTPQPADSNDGAGSGWSKTMPLPTPEERMRQQAQAVQTDIVPINITGETFDRQASIRRSLVNTDTVVRRPKKVKRRKTITGVPDSIQKELAVTGHGDLRPHSMYIPGQYSTLGRVGSMNSGLRQSNTRDSSCQTEEVKVVPPSMRRIRAQRGQGIAAQMAASSGTISIASDSTSTIFAPQHNGGSQRFHSLPRQGARISLNFEPGYSSAPYRSEDCSAGALPKRIGTLQADDTTVQLRNSPKAIVRPKSEEVRSTLSEQAMAGPACMVSPHAAYSTLLIPNATLSCSSEVITIHTANSCSRPGTPQMRSVSSYPKDRPLSTAVVNGGSSQAQSATSSRRDSAVSLSTSTEVDSQCSTLNGTKGRKSQDTTSESSYSDGSLQSQGRVAADRWVNDTPENIVPKRPLTSSCSTPTNHIYSSPERSSNKTDASSLHSMDNDGYYTSMHTDSGIRTRSHNNMRGKMRHSMYECRMYDIQDDPSGFYSDRSLSRSISLRKSKKPPLPPARTDSLRRKPGKKTSANGSVLNETLIATLQQTLQMGVKGKVSSSSSQSPCSDYDDPWVPRPRSQSSISAGSSGLSASMANVYYICPVTPSQSDTSSLRSDYTETWGYYPDYPRQHGEQPHSPTSSSGAAAEFSNGSCLPSMSQASLPECQDSAAVVKPKTSSPDRVHRLTSPSSGYSSQSNTPTAGTPVPSGMRSMSPAGAKSKPKVPERKSSLLSSTSVSSSSTSLSSNTSDSAKNPLPPPPPPLPGLHTSPSMSPTFTLHDSREPLFTPPPPPPLPPSIPAYMGGKMIPPLHRTPETSPDMSSCSSSSDFPPPPPELLFDSGLPVSSDFSPPLPPPPPPLPHIIPKTPLRPPMYAMITPAAPPFGIKGQKEALRLVNADFKDNIAKESKLPPMPLITAQALQMVQLRSVKKLEHEGAVTTKAQDIGHALQSIKPKTPEKPQKLEPPNVLSLAVCSSRAANETEMQLSPTKKFGQEAGDLEDTLSETLADYCSDSVSPEESLHQLSPTVPAVASLNFTPKKKPPAVSKKPKLILKVPQSPPQPVSEERQPEVVDGDMVAVLSPQSGLSVSGMAEAPGATQQQHMEDQMGDHSGSSTTPMTQSRESLSSEASTESLQEAKTSTVVRQKLSFLGEKSISDRHRDRQQDSSNTMDSISSKEEENGDIFEDSVVSCSSPVADADVFEDMVTPTRPRTTEDLFAAIHRSKRKVLGRRESEEERSRGHSPSPPVTPTSSSPASASLPRHASSIQRNLRKSATSSDNFKALLLKKGSRSETGFRISATEMLKNTDPRFHRTRSESSLELSSPDSPGGSPSRGKQVAEEWARSEGFSPRFPGIGYSSLVGSRYGRSRTPPSAASSKYNARSRIPSSPMTVICEGDGELMEAGIDCEEVGSPLQDSNGTSHNGNGS; this is encoded by the exons CGGTGTCTAATCTGGATGAGGAGAGCAAGTGGGCAGTCCACTATGCGGCTCCTTGGCACCAGCAAGAAAACGTCTTCCTGCCCACGGATCGGCCTGCCTGCGTGGAAGACCTGCACCGGCAGGCTAAGGTCAACCTCAAGAACGTGCTACGAG ACTGTGACAAACTGAGGAAGGATGGCTTCCGCAGCTCGCAGTATTACTCCCAGGGCCCCACGTTCTCCGGCTCCAACATGTCGGACGACAGCCCACAGGAGGACGAGGACATGGACAAGAAG TCCGAGGCGTCATCagaggacgaggaggaggagccgGTGTTGCCGGTGAGGCCCCGGACACCCCAGCCGGCAGACAGTAATGATGGAGCTGGTAGTGGCTGGAGCAAGACCATGCCCCTGCCCACCCCAGAGGAAAGAATGAGGCAGCAGGCGCAGGCGGTGCAGACTGACATCGTCCCCATTAACATCACCG GGGAGACTTTTGACCGGCAGGCCAGCATCCGCCGCTCCTTAGTTAACACTGACACGGTCGTCAGGCGGCCCAAGAAAGTCAAAAGGAGAAAGACAATAACAGGGGTTCCTGACAGCATCCAGAAGGAACTAG CAGTGACAGGGCACGGCGACCTCCGCCCTCATTCCATGTACATACCTGGTCAGTACTCTACCCTGGGCCGAGTCGGCAGCATGAACTCAGGGCTACGCCAGTCTAACACCCGTGACTCCAGCTGCCAGACGGAGGAAGTGAAAGTTGTTCCCCCTTCCATGCGGAGGATCCGGGCACAGAGGGGCCAAGGCATCGCAGCTCAGATGGCAGCCTCCTCGGGGACCATCTCCATAGCTAGCGACAGCACCAGCACCATCTTTGCACCACAGCATAACGGAGGTAGTCAACGTTTCCATAGCTTGCCCCGCCAGGGAGCCCGTATCTCCTTGAACTTTGAGCCCGGGTACAGCAGTGCCCCCTACAGGTCAGAGGACTGCTCAGCGGGAGCGCTACCTAAACGGATTGGGACATTACAGGCCGACGATACCACGGTGCAGCTGCGGAATTCCCCCAAGGCTATAGTGCGACCCAAGTCCGAGGAAGTGAGGAGCACATTGAGTGAGCAGGCCATGGCGGGCCCCGCCTGCATGGTCTCTCCCCATGCTGCATACTCCACCTTGCTCATCCCCAATGCTACACTGTCATGCTCATCTGAGGTCATCACTATCCACACGGCAAACAGCTGTAGCAGGCCGGGCACCCCTCAGATGCGATCTGTCTCCTCCTACCCAAAAGATCGGCCCCTCAGTACCGCTGTGGTGAACGGCGGGTCATCCCAAGCTCAGTCGGCCACCTCCTCCCGCCGTGACTCAGCCGTGTCCCTCAGCACCAGCACTGAAGTCGATTCCCAATGCAGTACCCTGAACGGGACAAAAGGAAGGAAGAGCCAAGATACCACAAGCGAGTCCAGCTACTCAGACGGAAGCTTGCAGAGTCAAGGCAGAGTCGCTGCCGACCGGTGGGTCAACGACACCCCAGAGAACATTGTACCGAAGAGGCCCCTAACCTCCAGCTGCTCTACCCCGACAAATCATATTTACAGCAGCCCCGAGAGATCCTCAAACAAGACGGATGCCAGTTCTCTACACTCCATGGACAATGATGGATACTACACTTCCATGCACACAGATTCCGGGATCAGGACCCGGAGCCATAACAACATGCGTGGTAAAATGAGGCACAGTATGTATGAATGCCGTATGTATGACATCCAGGATGACCCTTCCGGCTTCTACAGTGACAGATCCTTATCCCGGAGCATCTCCCTTCGCAAGTCAAAGAAGCCCCCGCTGCCACCGGCTCGGACAGACTCCTTACGACGCAAGCCAGGGAAGAAGACCAGCGCTAATGGATCGGTCCTTAACGAGACTCTAATTGCCACCCTGCAGCAGACTCTGCAGATGGGCGTAAAGGGCAAAGTGAGTTCATCATCCTCTCAGAGCCCCTGCAGCGACTATGATGATCCATGGGTGCCGCGTCCGCGGAGTCAGAGCAGCATAAGTGCTGGGAGCAGCGGCTTGTCGGCCTCCATGGCAAACGTCTACTATATCTGTCCAGTTACACCATCGCAAAGCGACACGAGTAGCCTGCGCTCAGATTACACCGAGACCTGGGGTTACTATCCCGACTACCCTCGGCAACATGGGGAGCAGCCGCATTCCCCAACTAGCTCCAGCGGTGCCGCTGCGGAGTTCTCCAATGGAAGTTGTCTGCCCAGCATGTCGCAAGCATCGCTGCCGGAATGCCAGGACAGTGCAGCGGTGGTCAAGCCTAAAACTTCCTCCCCGGACAGAGTGCATAGACTCACTTCCCCCTCCAGCGGCTACTCCAGCCAGTCCAACACACCCACGGCAGGCACCCCTGTACCCTCTGGCATGAGGTCAATGTCTCCAGCAGGAGCAAAGTCCAAGCCCAAAGTACCTGAAAGAAAGTCTTCTCTGCTGTCTTCTACATCTGTGTCATCCTCCTCCACGTCCTTGTCCTCCAACACCTCAGATTCAGCAAAAAACCCCCTacctcctccacctccacccCTGCCTGGCCTCCATACTTCCCCATCAATGTCACCAACCTTCACACTTCATGATTCTAGAGAACCACTATTCACTCCACCTCCtccaccccctctccccccctccATCCCTGCATATATGGGTGGGAAAATGATCCCTCCTCTACACAGAACTCCTGAGACATCTCCAGACATGTCCTCCTGTAGCTCTTCTTCAGACTTTCCTCCCCCTCCTCCAGAACTTTTGTTTGATTCTGGCTTGCCAGTCAGCAGTGACTTCTCTCCACCTCTtccccctccacctcctcctctgccACATATCATTCCCAAGACACCTCTACGACCTCCAATGTATGCTATGATCACACCAGCAGCTCCACCTTTCGGCATTAAAGGTCAGAAAGAAGCTCTCAGACTTGTGAATGCTGATTTCAAGGACAACATAGCCAAAGAGTCAAAATTACCTCCAATGCCCCTGATCACTGCCCAAGCCCTTCAGATGGTGCAACTTAGGTCTGTCAAGAAACTTGAACACGAGGGAGCCGTTACTACCAAAGCCCAGGACATAGGGCATGCCCTACAGTCCATCAAACCTAAAACACCAGAAAAGCCTCAAAAACTAGAACCTCCTAATGTTTTGTCATTGGCGGTGTGCTCCTCTCGTGCTGCAAATGAAACTGAGATGCAGCTGTCACCTACCAAGAAATTTGGCCAGGAGGCTGGCGATCTGGAAGACACACTGAGTGAAACCTTGGCGGACTACTGCAGTGACTCTGTGTCCCCAGAAGAGTCCCTGCATCAGTTGTCCCCTACTGTTCCAGCAGTAGCATCACTAAATTTTACACCCAAGAAGAAACCTCCAGCTGTCTCTAAGAAGCCAAAACTCATACTAAAGGTGCCTCAATCTCCCCCTCAGCCTGTTTCAGAAGAGAGGCAACCTGAAGTTGTGGATGGAGACATGGTTGCGGTGTTGAGTCCCCAGAGTGGGTTGTCGGTCTCAGGGATGGCGGAAGCCCCTGGTGCGACCCAGCAGCAGCACATGGAGGATCAGATGGGGGATCACTCTGGAAGCTCCACCACACCCATGACGCAGAGCAGAGAGTCTTTGAGCAGCGAGGCCTCCACAGAAAGCCTACAAGAAGCCAAGACCTCCACAGTGGTAAGGCAGAAGCTCTCCTTCTTGGGTGAAAAGAGCATTTCCGatagacacagagacagacagcaaGATTCCAGTAACACCATGGACTCCATCAGCTCAAAGGAAGAAGAAAATG GCGACATTTTTGAGGATTCCGTCGTGTCCTGCTCCTCACCAGTTGCCGACGCAGATGTCTTCGAGGACATGGTGACGCCCACGCGACCCAGGACGACCGAGGACCTTTTCGCCGCCATTCACAG GTCCAAACGGAAGGTGTTGGGCCGGAGAGAGTCTGAGGAGGAGCGGTCGCGGGGCCACTCGCCGTCGCCCCCAGTAACGCCTACGAGCAGCTCCCCCGCGTCGGCCTCACTTCCCCGCCATGCGAGTTCCATCCAGCGCAACCTCCGTAAGTCGGCCACCAGCAGCGACAACTTCAAGGCCCTGCTACTGAAGAAGGGCAGCCGCTCTGAGACCGGCTTCCGCATCTCTGCCACCGAAATGCTCAAGAACACAGACCCGCGCTTCCACCGGACGCGCTCCGAGTCCTCCCTGGAGTTGTCATCGCCGGACAGCCCCGGCGGGTCCCCTAGCCGCGGAAAGCAGGTGGCGGAGGAGTGGGCTCGTAGTGAAGGCTTCTCACCACGCTTTCCTGGCATTGGCTACTCCTCCTTGGTGGGGTCCCGGTATGGGCGGTCCCGCACACCACCCTCAGCGGCCAGCAGCAAGTACAATGCTCGCAGCCGCATCCCGAGCAGCCCCATGACTGTCATCTGCGAGGGGGACGGTGAGCTGATGGAGGCCGGCATCGACTGTGAGGAAGTAGGGAGCCCCCTGCAGGACTCTAATGGCACTTCACACAATGGCAATGGCAGTTAA